A genome region from Labilibaculum antarcticum includes the following:
- the dnaG gene encoding DNA primase, translated as MIDQSTVARIFDSAEISEVVSDFVTLKKRGVNFLGLCPFHNEKSPSFTVSPAKGIYKCFGCGKGGNPVNFIMEHEHLDYVGALKYLANKYHIEVVEKELSPEQEKKKNDRESMMIVNSFAQKSFTENLHENSQGIAIGMGYMRERGFRDEIIKKFQVGYCLEGWDAFSNHAQECGFKKEYLVTTGLSIEKENRLLDRFRGRVIFPIHGIAGRVQAFGGRILKNDKKSAKYLNSPESEVYSKSRILYGIFQAKKSIVQNEKCFLVEGYTDVLSFHQAGIENVVASSGTALTADQIRLIKRFTNNITIIYDGDAAGIKASLRGIDLVLEQEVNVKVLLLPQGEDPDSFSRTMGASELMEYIEKNESDFIVFKTNLLLKDAKDDPVKRANLIIEIVHSIAIIPDGIIRAVYVRECSNILNVDERVLYTEINKIIHKVKADSWKNEQRSNLPSDQEREKLPDNSAFLRSANECDGEERALVRTLLNFGSEILFSQKDEAGNEEKLLVGQYIIAELTNDELESINPLYQLVFDQYGENMEKETFNAKTFFRDHSNEKVNQLAADILSEPHQLSGLWTRKESVIETEEEKLVLIVPKLVNEYKGKKVRLLMKDVMQEMQKAQDTGNSDRMMELMKQKMVLDQIKNAISKELGNRTIS; from the coding sequence ATGATTGATCAGTCAACAGTTGCACGAATATTCGATTCTGCTGAAATTTCCGAAGTAGTTTCCGATTTCGTGACTCTTAAAAAAAGAGGCGTTAATTTCTTGGGATTGTGCCCTTTTCATAACGAAAAGTCACCATCCTTTACCGTTTCTCCTGCCAAAGGCATTTACAAGTGCTTTGGTTGCGGAAAAGGTGGGAATCCTGTGAACTTTATTATGGAACACGAGCATCTCGATTACGTTGGTGCATTAAAATATCTGGCAAATAAATACCACATCGAAGTGGTTGAAAAAGAACTTTCGCCCGAACAGGAAAAGAAAAAGAACGATCGCGAGAGCATGATGATTGTGAATTCTTTTGCACAAAAATCATTCACTGAGAATTTACATGAGAATTCGCAAGGTATCGCCATTGGGATGGGATACATGCGGGAACGTGGATTTCGTGACGAAATAATTAAGAAATTTCAGGTTGGTTATTGTTTGGAAGGATGGGATGCATTTTCGAATCATGCTCAAGAATGCGGTTTCAAAAAAGAATACCTGGTAACAACCGGATTAAGTATCGAAAAAGAAAACCGATTACTCGATCGCTTTCGTGGCAGAGTGATTTTTCCAATTCATGGTATAGCAGGCCGGGTTCAGGCATTTGGAGGAAGAATTCTTAAGAACGATAAGAAGTCCGCCAAGTATCTGAATTCACCAGAATCCGAAGTCTATTCCAAAAGCCGAATATTGTACGGTATTTTTCAGGCTAAGAAATCCATTGTTCAAAACGAAAAATGTTTCTTGGTAGAGGGATATACCGATGTACTTTCATTCCACCAGGCAGGAATCGAAAATGTTGTTGCTTCATCAGGAACCGCACTAACTGCCGATCAAATTCGCCTGATTAAAAGATTCACCAATAACATTACTATTATATACGATGGCGATGCGGCAGGTATTAAAGCCTCTCTTCGCGGAATCGATTTGGTGTTGGAACAAGAAGTAAATGTAAAAGTTCTGCTGTTGCCACAAGGCGAGGATCCTGATTCTTTTTCGCGAACCATGGGTGCTAGTGAATTAATGGAATACATCGAAAAAAACGAAAGCGATTTTATTGTATTCAAAACCAATCTGCTTTTAAAAGACGCAAAAGACGATCCGGTGAAGCGGGCCAATCTTATTATTGAAATCGTTCATTCCATTGCAATAATTCCCGATGGTATTATTCGGGCAGTTTATGTGAGAGAATGTAGTAATATTCTAAACGTTGATGAAAGAGTATTGTATACCGAAATCAATAAAATAATTCATAAAGTAAAAGCAGATTCCTGGAAGAACGAACAGAGATCTAACTTACCTTCAGATCAGGAGCGGGAGAAGTTACCAGATAATTCAGCATTTCTTCGTTCGGCCAATGAATGCGATGGGGAAGAACGGGCATTGGTTCGTACCTTGCTTAATTTTGGTTCTGAAATTCTGTTTAGCCAAAAAGATGAAGCTGGAAATGAGGAGAAATTATTAGTAGGACAGTATATTATCGCTGAGTTGACCAATGATGAATTGGAATCTATTAATCCATTGTATCAATTGGTATTCGATCAATATGGTGAAAACATGGAAAAGGAAACTTTCAATGCAAAAACATTCTTTCGCGATCACTCCAACGAAAAAGTGAACCAGTTAGCTGCTGATATCCTAAGTGAACCCCATCAACTAAGTGGTTTATGGACTCGCAAGGAAAGCGTTATTGAAACCGAGGAAGAGAAGTTGGTTTTAATTGTTCCTAAATTGGTGAATGAATACAAAGGAAAAAAGGTTCGTCTTTTAATGAAAGATGTAATGCAGGAAATGCAGAAAGCTCAGGACACCGGTAATTCCGATCGAATGATGGAGCTAATGAAGCAAAAAATGGTGTTGGATCAAATTAAAAATGCCATTTCAAAAGAACTGGGAAATCGAACCATATCATAG
- a CDS encoding pyridoxamine 5'-phosphate oxidase family protein, with amino-acid sequence MKTIFIESKVQIDEIINSCDTCFLGVIDPENKPYVIPMNFGFHDNYIYLHGAGFGKLIDCLKLNAEACITFCTPPELAFQDAHMACSYRMKAKSVVARGAIEFVIDMDQKVDALNLTMANYTDHKFTYNTPAVRNVEVYRMKIDELTAKEFGAEHGNEFPWQMKRDNKESQKDQ; translated from the coding sequence ATGAAGACCATATTTATTGAATCCAAAGTACAAATCGACGAAATCATTAACTCATGCGATACCTGTTTTTTGGGAGTAATTGATCCTGAAAATAAGCCATATGTTATACCAATGAACTTTGGCTTTCACGATAATTACATTTATTTACATGGAGCAGGCTTTGGAAAACTGATTGATTGTTTGAAATTGAATGCCGAAGCATGTATTACTTTTTGCACACCTCCTGAGTTAGCCTTTCAGGATGCCCACATGGCGTGCAGCTATCGCATGAAGGCAAAAAGTGTGGTTGCACGCGGTGCTATCGAATTTGTCATCGATATGGATCAAAAGGTAGATGCCTTAAACCTTACCATGGCCAATTATACCGATCACAAATTTACCTACAATACTCCAGCCGTTCGTAATGTAGAAGTATACCGTATGAAAATTGACGAACTCACCGCCAAAGAGTTTGGAGCAGAACATGGCAACGAATTCCCCTGGCAAATGAAACGAGACAATAAAGAATCTCAAAAAGATCAATAA
- a CDS encoding type VI secretion system Vgr family protein: MALQTNTIIKVNGVQYPNFLDLQIIQGINSHHYFDISILWEQFTEEGNAIIDKTQSFIGQKLEILITDNVEGSTIPEGTFIGIITEAETVKSEFSSVGDHIRIKGYSPTILLDDGPHCIGYEEKDLAEIVRLVTAAYQIETPPIINPITRDVFPYIVQYNQSAFGFLSQLASRFGEWFYYDGQKIIFGSESTEPLPLKYGIDLMDFNLKMVTHPKTFNYVTRDYYTNEKLESSIAAGTELTGYHAFMAEKSEAMFGQETIVDFHRHTADGDLNQALENSTVKQGEANVSRMVILTGSTMNPGLKVGGLISIAQRTANGETAYGTYLVTKLSHTCQMSGDYKNNFEAIPENVVYPPYTNVALFPQCQTQTAMVVANADPQSMGRIRVQFSWQLTAPSPWIRMTQPHGGADKGFHFIPEIGEEVMVGFEAGNAEKPFVIGTLYHGAAKPESFASDTNDVKVIRTRSGHTIELNDLEGEEKINIYDNEGSIITFDTQAKSLTISSVETIDISAKNINISAEENIQIAAQQNIGIAAQADASMQAEGNLALQSTGDTTVNSSAALTLAATTDAALSGQNASISGQAEAGLSGMQVKVEGQITAVQGASGKIEIM; the protein is encoded by the coding sequence ATGGCACTGCAAACAAATACAATCATAAAAGTAAATGGTGTACAATATCCTAATTTTCTTGATTTACAGATCATTCAAGGGATAAATTCACATCACTATTTTGACATAAGCATTTTATGGGAGCAATTTACCGAAGAAGGCAATGCAATCATCGATAAAACACAATCATTTATTGGACAAAAATTAGAAATTCTAATTACTGATAATGTTGAGGGATCAACTATTCCGGAGGGAACATTTATTGGAATCATCACAGAAGCAGAAACTGTTAAATCAGAATTTTCATCGGTTGGCGATCACATTCGAATAAAAGGTTACAGTCCTACCATTTTATTGGACGATGGACCTCATTGCATTGGCTACGAAGAAAAAGACTTAGCCGAAATTGTTCGTTTGGTTACTGCTGCTTACCAAATCGAAACTCCCCCAATAATCAATCCAATTACACGAGATGTTTTTCCATACATCGTACAATACAATCAAAGTGCTTTTGGTTTTTTAAGTCAGTTGGCTTCGCGTTTTGGTGAATGGTTTTACTACGATGGACAAAAAATAATTTTCGGATCGGAAAGCACAGAACCTTTGCCTTTAAAATATGGCATCGATCTGATGGATTTTAACCTAAAAATGGTTACTCATCCAAAAACATTTAACTATGTAACAAGGGATTACTATACCAATGAGAAATTAGAAAGTTCGATTGCTGCCGGAACTGAACTTACCGGATATCATGCCTTTATGGCTGAAAAATCGGAAGCCATGTTTGGGCAGGAAACTATAGTTGATTTTCACCGACACACTGCTGACGGAGATTTAAATCAGGCTCTGGAAAATTCAACTGTAAAACAAGGTGAAGCAAATGTTTCGCGCATGGTTATTTTAACCGGAAGCACAATGAATCCAGGACTTAAAGTGGGTGGATTGATTTCCATTGCGCAAAGAACAGCCAATGGTGAAACGGCCTATGGTACGTACCTTGTTACCAAATTGTCGCATACCTGTCAAATGTCGGGCGATTACAAAAATAATTTCGAAGCAATTCCAGAAAACGTTGTTTATCCTCCATATACTAATGTAGCACTATTCCCTCAATGTCAAACTCAAACGGCAATGGTTGTAGCTAATGCCGATCCTCAGAGTATGGGAAGAATACGAGTTCAATTTAGCTGGCAGTTAACTGCTCCTTCCCCATGGATTCGAATGACTCAACCTCATGGTGGCGCTGATAAGGGATTCCATTTTATTCCTGAAATTGGAGAAGAAGTAATGGTTGGTTTTGAAGCTGGAAACGCCGAGAAACCATTCGTAATTGGAACCCTATACCATGGAGCAGCCAAACCGGAAAGCTTTGCAAGTGATACAAATGATGTAAAAGTCATTAGAACACGAAGCGGACATACCATTGAATTGAATGATTTGGAAGGCGAAGAAAAAATTAACATTTACGATAACGAAGGCAGTATCATCACTTTCGATACACAAGCAAAATCACTAACGATTAGCTCAGTCGAAACCATTGATATCAGCGCAAAAAACATCAATATATCTGCCGAAGAAAACATACAGATTGCTGCACAACAGAATATTGGAATCGCTGCTCAAGCCGATGCGAGTATGCAAGCTGAAGGAAATCTTGCGCTTCAATCGACGGGTGACACTACGGTAAATAGTAGTGCCGCTTTGACTCTTGCCGCAACTACCGATGCCGCTTTAAGTGGACAAAATGCAAGCATTTCGGGACAAGCAGAGGCTGGCTTATCGGGTATGCAAGTTAAAGTAGAAGGCCAGATCACAGCTGTACAGGGTGCTAGTGGGAAAATTGAAATCATGTAA
- the tssD gene encoding type VI secretion system tube protein TssD, translated as MSFLAEFIIDNSVAKVISCHFGMDQSITVNGRASQKPVGGGIIELELESTSSTEFFDWMASPDQRKSGSVTFYRRDAMSRLKRLDFTDALCVSYHEYFHAEGSHPMITKMKLSAREISLEDVSVVNDWNAEA; from the coding sequence ATGTCATTTTTGGCTGAATTTATTATCGACAACTCTGTTGCAAAAGTTATTAGTTGTCATTTTGGGATGGATCAATCCATCACGGTGAATGGACGAGCTTCTCAAAAGCCTGTTGGTGGAGGAATTATCGAACTTGAACTTGAATCTACTTCCAGTACGGAATTCTTCGACTGGATGGCCTCACCCGATCAACGCAAAAGTGGGAGTGTGACTTTTTACCGTCGTGATGCAATGTCTCGCTTAAAAAGACTCGATTTCACTGATGCTCTTTGTGTTTCCTACCATGAGTATTTTCATGCTGAAGGATCACACCCAATGATTACTAAAATGAAATTATCGGCTCGTGAAATAAGCCTTGAAGATGTTTCTGTAGTGAACGACTGGAATGCCGAAGCCTAG
- the tssD gene encoding type VI secretion system tube protein TssD, which produces MSFKAKLNVGGKTMNVLSCNYDLTQEVDATGRPSSITRGGRIMLTVESTGDTDMFEWMCNNFERKDGTVTFLKRDTDAKQKELSFTEGYLVKYEEKFNAFDNMAMAESFTISAREIKMGSGEHVNDWV; this is translated from the coding sequence ATGTCGTTTAAAGCGAAATTAAATGTAGGTGGAAAAACAATGAATGTTCTTTCCTGTAATTACGATTTAACTCAAGAAGTTGATGCAACAGGACGTCCTTCTTCCATTACACGTGGAGGTCGTATCATGTTAACCGTAGAAAGTACTGGTGATACTGATATGTTCGAATGGATGTGTAACAACTTTGAGAGAAAAGATGGCACAGTAACTTTCTTAAAGCGAGATACCGACGCTAAACAGAAAGAATTGTCTTTTACAGAAGGTTACCTTGTGAAATATGAGGAGAAATTTAATGCCTTTGATAATATGGCAATGGCTGAATCGTTTACCATTTCTGCCCGTGAAATTAAAATGGGTAGTGGTGAGCACGTTAACGATTGGGTTTAA
- a CDS encoding NlpC/P60 family protein, producing the protein MLTTNSSIFKRIRYEKAMVLLCLIIGFCCIISCGSKKIVHNTIYNDAPAVVALKEKYAGILHVENKDIRNIALYRNIDKWLTVRDSNMLALGSLNIGFIQYLYYLNLKTKLPVGIDELYKARKTYLFKDCHFLEEGDLVFFKEKYRTVKEVGFYLDNNIFVAADAGGDLCFHHLRDSITKFHVISNAKIVRDVK; encoded by the coding sequence ATGCTGACAACTAATAGTTCAATTTTTAAGCGAATTCGATATGAGAAAGCGATGGTTTTGCTTTGTCTGATTATTGGTTTTTGCTGTATTATTTCTTGTGGTTCTAAAAAAATAGTTCACAATACCATTTATAATGATGCACCTGCTGTTGTAGCATTAAAAGAAAAGTATGCCGGGATTCTTCATGTTGAGAATAAAGATATTAGAAACATTGCGCTCTATCGAAATATTGATAAATGGTTGACTGTTAGGGATTCCAACATGCTTGCGCTGGGATCTTTAAATATTGGTTTTATTCAATATTTGTACTATTTAAATCTTAAAACTAAGTTGCCGGTGGGGATTGATGAGCTTTACAAGGCTCGTAAAACCTATCTTTTTAAAGATTGTCATTTCTTAGAGGAAGGAGATTTGGTGTTTTTTAAGGAGAAATACAGAACTGTTAAGGAGGTCGGTTTTTATTTGGATAATAATATTTTTGTTGCTGCCGATGCAGGGGGTGACTTGTGTTTTCATCATTTGCGAGATTCAATCACAAAGTTTCATGTGATTTCAAACGCTAAAATTGTTAGGGATGTTAAATGA
- a CDS encoding TssN family type VI secretion system protein — MILKSLLSGDVNAVSILFIFFGALIFAFAKSLKKLFAHDRKKMILYFLVAALAYAICSLFTIKNLMFYGISSNYIAIMVMSLLFGYLMVVALEKYFEWPEKHKWLAQLLFILISILIGFIVFIQIAGRFGIVGLHYFFLSATIGVIFPWLFLHLFNSAMDIPLAIYRKWEYPVNKKYVRPEYEDLKNPYIITLEFLKSKDAEYVSRFRVRAPENMDFGMFFYHFINDYNQKHPEEVIQYGINEDKLQSWIFYRRPRFIGRWKQVNTEQTVYRNSIKENNVILCHRLTD, encoded by the coding sequence ATGATATTAAAAAGTTTATTATCCGGGGATGTTAATGCGGTCTCTATTTTATTTATATTTTTTGGAGCTTTGATTTTTGCCTTTGCAAAGAGTTTAAAAAAGCTATTCGCTCATGACAGGAAGAAAATGATTCTTTATTTTCTTGTTGCAGCACTGGCTTATGCTATTTGCTCATTGTTCACAATTAAAAATCTGATGTTTTACGGAATATCATCAAACTACATTGCGATAATGGTGATGAGTTTGTTATTTGGTTACCTCATGGTTGTGGCCTTGGAGAAGTATTTTGAATGGCCAGAAAAGCATAAGTGGTTAGCACAATTGTTGTTTATACTTATTTCTATTTTAATCGGTTTTATAGTTTTTATTCAAATTGCCGGTCGATTTGGAATTGTCGGACTGCATTATTTCTTCCTGTCTGCTACAATTGGTGTGATATTTCCCTGGTTGTTTCTTCATTTGTTTAATAGTGCAATGGATATTCCTTTAGCTATTTACAGGAAGTGGGAATATCCGGTCAATAAAAAATATGTGAGACCAGAGTATGAAGATTTAAAGAATCCTTATATTATAACCTTGGAATTTTTGAAATCCAAAGATGCAGAGTATGTGTCTCGATTTAGAGTAAGAGCGCCCGAGAATATGGATTTTGGAATGTTCTTTTATCATTTTATAAACGATTACAATCAGAAGCATCCCGAAGAAGTAATTCAATATGGTATCAATGAAGATAAATTACAAAGTTGGATTTTTTATCGAAGACCTAGGTTTATCGGAAGGTGGAAGCAAGTTAATACAGAACAAACAGTATATCGAAACAGTATAAAAGAAAACAATGTAATTTTGTGTCACAGGCTAACTGATTAG
- a CDS encoding DUF5458 family protein, whose protein sequence is MMQNKEQLANSVAASELPLKENVAKLAKYGGFDLLETAIEGIQNMNPERKARKKIFLTENTKKEERDQLKRTLEIWSKAINSSSDINEMIDNSKEKATETTKTLKKNLGAVIEQSRDLERSYRSTALFYKNSEQDKVKNISIMNAEPDQIKDLDNTRFIDAVSSEIKNTYDRLDLSDNYGLLVLPGYLGSNMLIEKWGKIAYDNKVMMVTDFEHLDEADDVMEMFSAANLTGGDMFRSNVMMTCNWLVGRGKFDEVNEEDDLYVPPAGALAGKVYQTLMSQVTAGKKFGGINEVQGVKFDLRKSEISSLEKMGLIPMVNEYGKVMAFSAKTLFNGANLGLQTYSVVRVFDYVTKVMMDFLNRRAFENFNAKTRKELLKQIIQFLDTISGPDKLIENFTIKRFEQDPIQKDRVHLDIHMKPYFPAKNFLIKMEGQKGDDGNEWDSEYEQK, encoded by the coding sequence ATGATGCAAAATAAAGAACAATTGGCGAATTCGGTAGCAGCTAGCGAATTACCTTTAAAAGAAAATGTTGCCAAATTGGCAAAATATGGTGGATTTGATCTATTGGAAACTGCCATTGAAGGAATACAAAACATGAACCCTGAGCGTAAAGCCAGAAAGAAAATATTCCTCACAGAAAACACTAAAAAAGAGGAGCGCGATCAGCTAAAAAGAACTCTTGAAATATGGTCTAAAGCTATTAATAGCTCGAGCGATATTAATGAGATGATTGACAACAGCAAAGAAAAAGCTACAGAAACAACAAAAACTCTAAAGAAAAACCTTGGTGCGGTAATTGAACAATCCCGTGATCTAGAACGATCATACCGAAGCACTGCTCTGTTCTATAAAAATTCAGAACAAGATAAAGTTAAAAATATATCCATCATGAATGCTGAACCAGATCAAATTAAAGATTTGGACAACACAAGATTCATTGACGCTGTCTCATCTGAAATAAAAAACACTTACGATCGCCTTGACTTAAGTGACAACTACGGTTTATTAGTTTTGCCAGGCTACCTTGGATCCAATATGCTTATTGAAAAATGGGGTAAAATTGCTTACGACAACAAAGTAATGATGGTAACCGATTTTGAGCATTTGGACGAAGCTGATGATGTAATGGAAATGTTTAGTGCAGCCAACCTTACTGGCGGAGATATGTTTCGATCTAATGTGATGATGACCTGTAATTGGCTTGTTGGTCGTGGTAAATTCGATGAAGTAAACGAAGAAGATGATCTTTACGTGCCACCTGCAGGAGCATTGGCCGGCAAGGTATACCAAACACTTATGTCGCAGGTTACTGCTGGTAAAAAGTTTGGAGGAATCAACGAAGTACAGGGAGTTAAATTCGACCTTCGAAAAAGCGAAATATCCAGTCTTGAAAAAATGGGATTGATCCCAATGGTAAACGAATATGGAAAGGTTATGGCTTTCTCTGCCAAAACACTTTTTAATGGAGCTAATTTAGGCCTTCAAACTTATTCGGTAGTTCGAGTATTCGATTACGTAACCAAGGTGATGATGGATTTCCTTAACCGTCGGGCTTTCGAAAACTTCAATGCAAAAACACGTAAGGAGCTTCTTAAGCAAATCATTCAATTTTTAGATACCATCTCTGGTCCCGATAAATTGATTGAAAATTTCACGATTAAACGTTTCGAGCAAGATCCAATTCAAAAAGATCGTGTTCATCTTGATATTCATATGAAACCATACTTTCCTGCTAAAAACTTCTTGATAAAAATGGAAGGACAAAAAGGAGATGATGGAAATGAATGGGATAGCGAATACGAACAAAAATAA
- a CDS encoding AAA family ATPase, with protein MIKIENGLLKLSEEIKNAIIVAQSYAKEYSNPCFSPAHLLKGLLHKDSGIREELFAMDVDVYYMEEWAEVRMEGCPKGTKLSNPIPADDGVENIFQEAEELNLLTEQFELTSLSVLTALTTPGVGFTFDQLKTFPLQRNQLLDKLSTKNITSTSETNKKKSKDEFEYLSDLTLLAKNNQLLPVVARDLELLNITETIGRFTKPHVLITGESGVGKSVMINGLASIISQGKAPELLTQSKVFKLQMENILAGATYKGEIEDRLRKVFKQLEPLNRPILFLDDLQTLIDDKSGNSGVTHLLKSELNKGYFVLIATIPNDSFRKLIDSDSALKRLFEHVNIEEPDNTHAVEMTLSAVSQLQDHHKLTIHLDQIAEAVTLASRHFSERKLPDSAIDLIDRSMAGTRAQMDTLPGEIDQLEKQLDATDCELCDLNVIDAGLRKFLTYIGQPQDESTNDIDTATNCRNMICLLRQEISNQSNKINFHNLATTVARVSGIPVGKIMTRERDRLLGMEDTLKSSVVGQDQAVTAVCESILESRSGLNRPGQPIGSFFFLGPTGTGKTELGKQLANFLFQSSASLIRFDMSEFKEEHSAALLYGAPPGYVGYEEGGMLVNKIRQEPYSVVLFDEIEKAHPSVFDIFLQILDEGTIHDRLGKTGDFSNAVILFTSNIGSQSIVDQFTEKQTLPASDKLMENMAKYFRPEFLGRLTGIVPFAPITKANITKIFNLQLRELTEALYQQEIELEIDNKTREKLAEEGYSPQYGARPLRNIIRTRLRTPLSRMIIGNELGAGQKVTVSFDKKNKLKLKVK; from the coding sequence ATGATAAAAATCGAAAATGGCTTACTAAAATTATCTGAAGAAATTAAAAACGCCATAATAGTAGCGCAATCTTACGCCAAAGAATATAGCAACCCATGCTTTTCTCCCGCTCACCTATTAAAAGGACTTCTGCACAAAGACAGCGGAATACGTGAAGAACTATTTGCAATGGATGTTGATGTTTATTACATGGAAGAATGGGCCGAAGTTCGCATGGAAGGCTGTCCTAAGGGCACAAAGTTGTCAAACCCAATTCCGGCCGATGATGGCGTAGAAAATATTTTTCAGGAAGCAGAGGAACTTAACTTGCTAACAGAGCAATTCGAACTCACTTCATTAAGCGTACTCACCGCATTAACAACACCGGGGGTAGGTTTCACTTTTGATCAACTAAAAACATTTCCTCTTCAGCGCAACCAGCTACTTGACAAATTATCTACAAAAAACATTACCAGCACAAGCGAAACAAATAAGAAGAAATCAAAAGACGAATTTGAATATCTGAGTGATCTCACGCTTTTGGCGAAGAACAATCAACTCCTGCCTGTTGTAGCAAGAGATCTGGAGCTATTAAACATTACCGAGACCATTGGTCGATTCACAAAACCTCATGTACTCATTACAGGGGAATCGGGTGTCGGTAAATCCGTTATGATAAACGGATTGGCGAGTATCATTTCACAAGGAAAAGCTCCGGAACTACTAACTCAATCAAAAGTATTTAAGCTTCAAATGGAAAATATTCTGGCTGGAGCAACCTACAAAGGTGAAATAGAAGACAGACTTCGTAAAGTTTTCAAACAACTGGAACCATTAAATCGGCCCATACTATTTCTAGATGATCTTCAAACATTAATAGATGACAAATCAGGTAATTCCGGCGTAACACATCTTTTAAAATCGGAACTAAACAAAGGATACTTTGTACTTATCGCAACCATTCCTAATGATTCATTTCGTAAATTAATTGATAGCGACAGTGCATTAAAAAGACTTTTCGAACACGTAAACATAGAAGAACCAGATAACACTCATGCTGTCGAAATGACCTTAAGCGCTGTCTCCCAACTTCAGGATCATCATAAATTAACAATTCATTTGGATCAAATAGCGGAGGCTGTTACTCTTGCCTCCCGGCACTTCAGCGAGAGAAAATTACCCGATTCCGCAATTGATCTTATTGACCGATCGATGGCCGGTACACGTGCTCAAATGGACACTTTGCCGGGAGAAATCGACCAATTGGAAAAACAATTAGATGCAACTGATTGTGAATTGTGCGATCTCAATGTTATTGATGCCGGACTTAGAAAATTCCTTACCTATATCGGTCAGCCCCAAGATGAATCAACTAATGATATCGATACAGCTACCAACTGTCGCAACATGATTTGTCTTTTACGCCAAGAAATCTCAAATCAATCCAACAAAATAAATTTTCACAACTTAGCTACAACTGTTGCCAGAGTAAGTGGGATTCCCGTAGGTAAGATCATGACTCGTGAACGAGACAGATTACTAGGCATGGAAGACACCTTGAAATCCTCAGTTGTAGGCCAAGATCAGGCAGTAACTGCGGTCTGTGAATCAATTCTTGAATCTCGCTCAGGACTTAACAGACCTGGTCAACCAATAGGTTCATTTTTCTTCTTAGGTCCAACAGGAACGGGGAAAACCGAACTTGGGAAACAACTTGCAAACTTTCTGTTTCAATCATCAGCTTCTTTAATTCGTTTCGACATGTCTGAATTTAAAGAAGAGCATTCGGCCGCTTTACTGTATGGAGCCCCTCCGGGATACGTTGGATACGAAGAAGGAGGTATGCTTGTAAATAAAATCAGACAAGAACCCTATTCCGTTGTTCTTTTTGATGAAATAGAAAAAGCACACCCTTCCGTATTCGATATCTTTCTTCAAATACTTGACGAAGGAACAATTCATGACCGTTTGGGAAAAACAGGAGACTTTTCAAATGCAGTTATCCTATTCACATCAAACATAGGAAGTCAATCAATAGTTGATCAATTTACCGAAAAACAAACATTACCTGCTTCGGATAAACTGATGGAAAACATGGCGAAATATTTTCGGCCTGAATTCCTTGGCCGACTAACCGGCATTGTTCCCTTCGCGCCAATAACTAAAGCAAACATCACAAAAATATTTAATCTGCAACTGCGCGAGTTAACCGAAGCACTATATCAGCAGGAAATTGAATTGGAAATCGACAACAAAACAAGAGAAAAACTCGCAGAGGAAGGATACTCTCCACAATACGGAGCTCGTCCCCTGAGAAACATTATACGCACCCGTCTTCGAACTCCCCTATCAAGAATGATCATTGGAAATGAACTTGGAGCAGGACAAAAAGTAACGGTATCATTCGACAAAAAAAATAAATTAAAACTAAAGGTTAAATAA
- a CDS encoding GPW/gp25 family protein gives MLKESISQHLYLIITTALGDCLYDETFGCSIWDSDFDNKINDSRLKEQIKYGLYSSIKNHENRLDDLGVEISFSQALVGVGENVTSMKKKLDLVVTGTLAQTDEPFAFSGYFFMGPLSYY, from the coding sequence ATGTTAAAAGAGTCTATATCTCAGCATTTATATTTAATTATAACAACGGCTTTAGGCGATTGTTTGTATGATGAAACTTTCGGGTGTTCCATCTGGGATAGTGACTTTGATAATAAAATTAATGACAGCAGACTGAAGGAGCAAATTAAATATGGATTGTATTCATCGATTAAAAATCATGAAAATAGATTGGATGATTTGGGGGTGGAAATATCTTTTTCGCAAGCATTGGTTGGTGTTGGAGAGAATGTAACAAGTATGAAGAAGAAGTTGGATTTGGTGGTAACAGGAACGTTGGCACAAACAGATGAACCCTTTGCATTCTCGGGGTACTTTTTCATGGGGCCATTGTCCTACTATTAA